In Streptomyces sp. NBC_00683, the DNA window CCGCTGACGGCTACCCCGCCCGGTCCGTGCCACACTTCGCACCATGCGCGTGTACCTCGGCTCCGACCATGCCGGCTACGAACTCAAGAACCACCTCGTCGAGTGGCTCACGGCCCAGGGCCACGAGGCCGTCGACTGTGGTCCCCACATCTATGACGCCCAGGACGACTACCCGCCGTTCTGCCTGCGTGCCGCCGAGCGGACCGCAGCGGACAAGGGCAGCCTCGGCATCGTCATCGGCGGCTCCGGCAACGGCGAGCAGATCGCCGCCAACAAGGTCAAGGGCGTCCGCGCCGCACTCGCCTGGAGCGAGCAGACCGCCGCGCTCGGCCGTGAGCACAACGACGCCAACGTGGTGGCCATCGGCGGC includes these proteins:
- a CDS encoding ribose-5-phosphate isomerase; the protein is MRVYLGSDHAGYELKNHLVEWLTAQGHEAVDCGPHIYDAQDDYPPFCLRAAERTAADKGSLGIVIGGSGNGEQIAANKVKGVRAALAWSEQTAALGREHNDANVVAIGGRMHTTEESTKFVEIFLGTPYSGEERHTRRIEMLSAYEATGELPPIPAHHPQQG